The following are encoded in a window of Thermodesulfobacteriota bacterium genomic DNA:
- a CDS encoding zinc-dependent alcohol dehydrogenase family protein: MRAMLLNKTTDLREDKSPLELAELPKPKPNENEILIKVRVCGVCHTELDEIEGRTSPSKFPRVLGHQVVGTIEDMGTKAQNFEIGDRVGVAWIYSSCGRCKYCKEGNDNLCPDFKATGRDHDGGYAEYMTVPQDFAYIIPKILKDTDAAPLLCAGAIGYRSLKLSAISDGDKLGLTGFGASGHLVIKMAKHLYPNTDIYVFARSSKEREFAIELGAVWAGTSDELAPSKLDAIIDTTPVWKPVVEALKNLNTEGRLVINAIRKEEVDKNSLLNLDYPRDLWMEKEIKSVANVSRKDVIEFLDLAAQMQIHPQTQEYDLEDANRALYELKKGDNKGAKVLIVDKT; this comes from the coding sequence ATGAGAGCGATGTTACTAAATAAGACTACGGACCTTAGAGAAGACAAATCCCCTCTGGAATTAGCTGAGTTGCCAAAGCCCAAACCAAATGAGAACGAAATTCTGATCAAGGTTCGCGTTTGTGGAGTCTGCCATACTGAGCTTGATGAAATAGAAGGCAGAACATCTCCGAGTAAATTTCCAAGGGTGCTAGGCCATCAGGTTGTAGGCACAATTGAGGATATGGGCACTAAGGCGCAGAACTTTGAAATAGGAGATAGAGTAGGGGTCGCGTGGATATATTCCTCCTGCGGGCGCTGTAAGTATTGCAAAGAGGGAAACGACAACTTATGCCCAGACTTTAAAGCTACCGGAAGAGACCATGACGGCGGATATGCAGAGTATATGACAGTACCACAGGACTTTGCATATATTATTCCAAAAATACTTAAGGACACCGATGCAGCTCCTCTTCTATGTGCTGGGGCAATTGGCTATAGATCTTTAAAACTCTCCGCAATCTCTGATGGGGATAAATTGGGTCTAACCGGCTTTGGAGCTTCGGGTCATCTCGTAATAAAAATGGCGAAGCACTTATATCCCAATACGGATATTTATGTATTTGCCAGAAGTTCTAAGGAGAGAGAGTTTGCCATAGAACTTGGCGCTGTATGGGCTGGCACTAGTGATGAGCTTGCTCCAAGTAAACTGGATGCAATAATAGATACAACCCCTGTATGGAAACCGGTCGTTGAAGCTCTTAAAAATCTTAATACAGAAGGTAGGCTAGTAATTAATGCTATCAGAAAAGAGGAAGTCGATAAAAATAGCTTGCTTAATTTGGACTACCCAAGGGATTTATGGATGGAGAAAGAGATAAAGAGTGTTGCAAATGTGAGTAGAAAGGATGTTATAGAATTCTTAGATCTAGCAGCGCAGATGCAGATACATCCACAAACTCAAGAATATGATTTAGAAGATGCTAATAGAGCTTTGTATGAACTTAAAAAGGGTGATAATAAGGGCGCTAAGGTTCTTATAGTTGATAAAACTTAA
- a CDS encoding radical SAM protein, translating to MRKLRVGIIDFITKSPNKSLWARIMHANLAGLMPQVVAVWCEELGHDVELFSFTGAEDLKSDTPWDVDIVFISAFTQSANQAYALSNLYRSKGIVTILGGPHARCYPEDSQKYFDYILGFTDKEICREVLEECTHHIPEGRLLSASQQPRYLPGIRERWKYIEHYLDKAPWVKIVPMIGSLGCPYTCSFCIDADVDYQPLEFEAMKEDLRFVLTKYKRPVVSWYDPNFGVRFDDYLGAIEDAVPINSIDFIAESSLSLLSEPHLKRLRDNGFKAILPGIESWNDMGNKSKTGKKQGMDKVEVVSDHVNMILRYLPYIQTNFVLGLDCDDGDESFELTKRFVDMSPAAFPAFPLLTSFGEAAPLNLEYQGDGRVVPFPFHFLNNNHAMNVRPKYSSWPQMYDRIIGLVEHAFSWPAIWNRFIETKTTFPKALNFVRAVSTEGFGRMRFYREIRRQLDEDRQFRDFFEGETTVIPEFYINIMKKDMGPLWEWLPEGAMYHDQNAYYKKEMERKRKKAESKRKEIPAQKKVAQAARRITA from the coding sequence ATGCGAAAACTTCGAGTTGGAATAATTGATTTTATAACTAAATCTCCTAATAAATCCTTGTGGGCGCGTATTATGCATGCCAACCTTGCAGGGCTCATGCCTCAAGTTGTTGCTGTGTGGTGTGAAGAACTTGGTCATGATGTGGAATTATTCTCTTTCACTGGTGCTGAGGATTTAAAATCAGACACGCCCTGGGATGTTGATATAGTTTTTATAAGTGCTTTTACGCAGTCAGCCAATCAGGCATATGCATTAAGCAATCTATATCGTTCTAAGGGTATAGTAACCATACTTGGCGGCCCTCACGCGCGCTGTTATCCAGAAGATTCACAAAAATATTTCGACTATATACTAGGCTTTACTGATAAAGAGATTTGCAGAGAAGTTCTTGAAGAATGCACCCATCATATCCCTGAAGGCAGACTCTTGTCCGCTTCACAGCAGCCAAGGTATTTACCTGGTATTCGTGAGCGTTGGAAATATATAGAACATTATTTAGATAAGGCTCCTTGGGTAAAGATAGTTCCCATGATTGGCAGTCTAGGATGTCCGTATACTTGTAGTTTTTGTATCGATGCAGACGTAGATTATCAGCCTCTTGAATTTGAAGCTATGAAAGAGGATTTAAGATTTGTTCTTACTAAGTATAAACGCCCAGTTGTGAGCTGGTACGATCCCAATTTTGGAGTCAGATTTGATGATTATTTAGGTGCAATCGAAGATGCCGTACCTATTAACAGCATTGATTTTATAGCTGAAAGTAGTCTATCTCTCTTATCAGAACCACACTTAAAACGTCTTAGAGATAATGGATTTAAAGCCATTCTGCCCGGCATAGAATCATGGAACGACATGGGTAATAAATCTAAAACAGGTAAAAAGCAGGGCATGGATAAAGTTGAGGTTGTATCTGATCATGTAAATATGATTCTCAGATATCTACCATATATTCAAACTAACTTTGTACTTGGCTTAGATTGCGATGATGGTGATGAATCGTTTGAACTGACAAAGAGATTTGTCGATATGTCTCCAGCCGCTTTTCCAGCATTTCCTCTTTTAACATCGTTCGGTGAAGCAGCGCCGCTTAATCTTGAATATCAAGGAGATGGAAGAGTCGTACCCTTCCCTTTTCATTTCTTAAATAATAATCACGCAATGAATGTAAGGCCAAAGTATAGTTCATGGCCGCAGATGTATGACCGCATAATCGGACTGGTTGAACATGCCTTCTCTTGGCCGGCAATATGGAACAGGTTTATTGAAACCAAAACTACATTTCCAAAAGCACTTAATTTCGTTCGAGCTGTTTCAACAGAAGGTTTTGGAAGAATGAGATTCTACAGAGAAATTAGAAGACAACTTGATGAAGACCGGCAGTTTAGGGATTTCTTTGAAGGCGAGACAACTGTGATTCCTGAGTTTTATATAAATATCATGAAAAAAGATATGGGCCCACTTTGGGAATGGCTACCTGAGGGAGCTATGTATCACGATCAAAATGCATATTATAAAAAAGAGATGGAAAGAAAGAGAAAGAAAGCAGAATCAAAAAGAAAAGAGATCCCAGCTCAGAAGAAAGTTGCCCAAGCCGCCAGAAGAATCACAGCATAA